The following DNA comes from Caloranaerobacter sp. TR13.
TAAATTTTAAATTGTAAATGTTAAATAGATTTATAGTTAACAGTTGACAGTTTATAGTGGACAGTTTGCAGTTATTGTTAGAAAATATTAATTAAAAACAATTGACTAACGACTATCCACTAAAGACTTATTTAAAATTAAAAATTTTAAATTCAATCGAAGATTGTAAATCCGGTGACAATGGCGGAGGGGTCACACCTGTTCCCATTCCGAACACAGAAGTTAAGCCCTCCAGCGCCGATGGTACTTGGCGGGAGACCGCCTGGGAGAGTAGGTCGTTGCCGGATTTTTTTATTTTTTGTCTAAGTGGCCTTTGGCCACTTTTTTTGTGATAATTATAGATAATTTTAATATCAACGAACTCATTTATAATGGTTTTTTATATATATAAAAAAGACAGAAATAATATATTATAATCAAAATAAAATAAGTAAATTTAAAGGGGGCATAATAGTGGCGGATTACAGAAAATTATGGGAATCATTAGGTATGGATTTAGAAAAGCATGATCAGTTATGTGCAGTGTTGCCAGAGTTCTATGGTGATATTTATTTATCACAAGAAAATCGACCAGCAGGGATGAATTATTATAACTTCGTAGTTTCCGAAATTCATGGATTAAGAGTTCAAGAATTAGCAGAGCATAGAAAAAAAGGTGGAAAAGTTTTTGGAAGTTTTTGCATATTTGTACCAGATGAGTTAATTGTAGCAGCAGATGCTATAGGAGTAGGATTATGTGGTGGTTCAGATTTTTGGATACCAGATGGAGAAAAAGTACTTCCAAGAAATATTTGTCCATTAATTAAAGCTTCAGTTGGAGCGAAGCTAAGTGGTACATGTCCTTATTTTCAATCAGCTGATATACTAGTAGGAGAGACTACATGTGATGGTAAGAAAAAAGCATGGGAGATTTTAGGTGAGTATACTCCTGTTCATGTTATGGATTTACCTCAAATGAAAAGAGAAAAAGATAAGGTACATTGGATTGATGAGCTGAAAATATTTAAAGATTTAGTTGAAAAGATGACAGGAAATGAAATAACTGAAGAAAAATTAAAAGAAGCGATAAAATTAATAAATGAAAAAAGAAGAGTTTTACAAAGATTATACAATACAAGAAAGAACAAAACATTACCAATAAGCGGTAAAGACGCATTACTTATTACTCAAATTGCTTTTTATGATGATCCTAAGAGATTTATTGAAAAAACTTCAGAATTATGTGAAGAACTAGAAGATAGAATAGAAAAAGGGGTAAGCGTATTTGAGCCAGATACACCAAGGATTTTAGTAACAGGAACTCCAATGGCTATTCCTAATTGGAAATTGCATCACATAATAGAAACAAGTGGTGGAGCAGTAGTATGTGAAGAAACATGTACGGGAATCAGATATTTTGAAAACTTAGTTAAAGAAGCTGAAAATATAGACGAGCAGATAAAAGCAATAGCAGATAGATACTTAAGTATTAATTGTGCTTGCTTTACACCTAATGAAGGAAGAATAGAAGATATAATAAGACTTTATAAGGAATATAAAGCAGATGGAGTT
Coding sequences within:
- a CDS encoding double-cubane-cluster-containing anaerobic reductase, with amino-acid sequence MADYRKLWESLGMDLEKHDQLCAVLPEFYGDIYLSQENRPAGMNYYNFVVSEIHGLRVQELAEHRKKGGKVFGSFCIFVPDELIVAADAIGVGLCGGSDFWIPDGEKVLPRNICPLIKASVGAKLSGTCPYFQSADILVGETTCDGKKKAWEILGEYTPVHVMDLPQMKREKDKVHWIDELKIFKDLVEKMTGNEITEEKLKEAIKLINEKRRVLQRLYNTRKNKTLPISGKDALLITQIAFYDDPKRFIEKTSELCEELEDRIEKGVSVFEPDTPRILVTGTPMAIPNWKLHHIIETSGGAVVCEETCTGIRYFENLVKEAENIDEQIKAIADRYLSINCACFTPNEGRIEDIIRLYKEYKADGVVYYSLPFCHTYAVEYKKVKEALDKEGIPVIMIESDYSLQDVGQIKTRLEAFFEMIKISK